The genomic region CAAATTTAAATTCAAAGGTCGGAACGGGTTGTTTCTGTTTCTGTTAGCGACCATGATGGTGCCGGGTCAACTGGCCCTCATTGGCGTGTATCGACTATTCAGCATGCTGGGACTTTTGGACAGCTATGCTGCAATTATTTTGCCTGCTGCGGCTAACGCATTTAACGTATTTTTCATCAAACAGTTTATGGAGAGCAGCATCCCGGATGAGATTATTGAATCCGCACGGGTGGACAGCGCGGGTGAATTCCGGACGTTCAATCAGATTGTACTGCCCATTCTGGGACCGGCGATCTCGGCCCTTGGGATATTCACGTTTATCGGTTCATGGAACAATTTCCTTACACCGCTCGTCCTGTTTTTCTCTCTGGATAAATACCCGCTACCCGTACTGGTTGCGCTAGTGCAAGGGTACTATGGGATGGATTATGGACTCTTGTATTTGGGTGTAGCGATCTCAATCTTGCCTATTATTGTTGTATTCTCTGTATTTTCCAAACAGATTATTGGAAGTGTTGCCTTGGGTGCGGTGAAAGGATAGTAATTTATCGAGATTTTAATAGCATTTGGTATCATAAGGGTCGTCCATATGGACGGCTCTTTGCTGTTCTTTATTTTGCGTATATATCCCATCTTATAAGTAAAGGATACCTTTAACTGAGAATATCTGGACGGAGCATGAACGGGAAGGAGAGGTGTCATGGACACATCAGCGATAACACAACAGGACCTGCCGTTAACCGGATACCTAGCTGTTGATCAAGAAATGTTGCGCTCCGTTTTTGCCGGTTGCTCGGATATTGTATTTCATACGTTCCAAACGGCGTGTCTTACTTCAGCCTTATGCGTATATTGTGTTGGTTTGTGTGATACGGAGCGGCTTGAACGACAGGTATTGACACCTCTTCAGGAAATGGGGATCGAAGCTGCGCAAGTCCCATTGGCATCTGTTAAACATGTTGAAACAACCACTCAGGCGGTACAGGCCATATTAGAGGGAGAAGCTCTGTTACTGCTGGACGGTTCAAAAGTTGGAACAGCGTACCCTCTATACCAAGCTGCAAATCGTTCAACAGAGGAACCGTTAGCTGAATCGACTGTGCGCGGGGCACGGGATGGATTTACAGAATCGTTGACGATGAATATGTCACTACTGCGCAAACGTATCAAAACACCTGCATTAAAAATTCATACACGTAACATGGGAGATCGCACGAACACGAGTGTCTCACTTATCTATATGGAAGGCATTATTGATCCTAAACTGGTGAAGGAAGTAGAGGTACGACTTGACGATTTGAAGCTTCGAGACGTACTGGAGAGTCAGTACATTGAAGAAGGTATTGTGGATCAGCGATATTCACCATTTCCACAGATGATAGCGACGGAACGTCCGGATGTCGTTGCTTCCAACTTGCTGGAAGGTCGGTTTGCTATTCTCGTTGATGGAACGCCGTTCACCCTTATTGCGCCAGTGACCATCTTTTCCATGTTACAATCCCCCGAAGATTATTATCAAAATGTATTCATGAGTGTTTTTGTACGCTGGCTGCGATACATTTTTTATGTGTTATCCATGCTGCTTCCATCGGCTTATGTAGCAATTACTACGTTTCATCAGGAGATGATTCCTACTGTATTGCTTCTCAGTATTGCCCGGGCGAGAGAAGAAATTCCTTTCCCGGCACTGGTGGAAGCGCTCATTATGGAAATTGCCTTTGAAGCACTGCGTGAGGCTGGTGTCCGATTGCCGAAGCAGGTCGGATCAGCCGTCAGTATCGTGGGAGCCTTAATTATCGGGCAGGCGGCGACTAGTGCAGGAATTGTGTCAGCCCCCATGATTATCATTGTCGCGATTACCGGAATCGCTTCTTTCATGATCCCCCGTTATGCTGCCAGCATCGCGACCCGACTACTGCGTTTTCCCATGATGATTCTGGCAGGAACGCTGGGACTTACGGGTGTCATGCTGGGCGTCATCTTGGTTGTCATTCATCTGAGCAGCCTTCGTTCATTCGGAACACCTTATCTGTCACCGGTAGCGCCCACGATGGCTAAGGAACTCAAGGATGTGTGGTGGCGTCCATCTCCAAGGAACAAACCGCACTAGACCAATATGCACCAAGCAACCAATGCATCCAAGGGAGCGGGATCACACATGTTGACGGACAAAGGAAAAATATCGGAAACACAATTGGCATTCATGGTCTTTCCCGCCATTCTCGCGACGGCCATCTTATCAGTGCCTGGAATTACAATGCACTATGCAGGACATGACATGTGGATGACTCCAATTATAGGTTCTCTCGTTGGACTGGCTGCGATCGGTATCTCCATTGGTCTTGATCGTATGTACCCTGGAAAAACGCTTATTCAATCCAGTGTATCGATCGTTGGTCGGATTCCAGGCAAGTTGTTCGGCCTGATATACATTGCTTTCTTGCCCCACCTGACGGGCTTGATTATTCGGGAATACGGTGAGTTCATTGTCAATAATGCACTTCCAAGTACACCTTTGTTTGTTGTGATGGGTACGATGGTTGTTGTATGTGCGATTAATGTCAGGCTGGGGATCGAAGTTGTCGGACGAACATCTCAAGTATTTGTTACCCTGCTAATTGTGCTGCTGGCTTTGATCTTTATATTGTTGATCGGTGAACTGAATCCTGCCGAGCTGTTCCCTTTCATGGAGAAAGGACCCATTCCCATTATTACAGGAGCCGCTGCACCCGCTGCATGGTTTAGTGAATATATCGTGCTGGCTTTTCTGTTACCTTATGTGAATCAAAAAAAACGAACAACCCGGGTCATGCTGGGTTCCCTTGTACTGACGACAACTGCAATGACGGTTACCAATCTGTTTTGCCTGTTTTTAATTGGTGATTTGACGGATACATTCGTATTTCCGGTCATGATTGCAGCAAGATACATAACCATTGCGGACTTTCTGCAACATATCGAGTCCCTTATTATTGCAGTTTGGATTTTCGGTATTTTCGTTAAAATTTCCGTTTTTCTATATATCTTTGCTACATCCACAGCGGAATGGTTTGGGTTGAAGGACTACAAGCCCGTTGTTGTTCCGCTTTCGTTCCTGTGTATGGTATTTGCTTACTGGGTTGTGTCCGGCGGATCGGGCATTTCCAGTCTGGTTAGCGCTTCAGCCAACTTGTATACGATCAGCATTTTATTAATCCTTCCGGCTATGATCTACGGTGTTGCATGGCTGAAAAAGGGTTGGGCACATGTTAGAAAGAATCGAGCGAGTACTGATTGATGGGGGGAGGGGCACTTGCGAATATGCAGAGTACTACTTCTGCTGATATTGTCTTGTGTGCTGTTAAGTGGCTGCTGGGATCGTATCGAAATTAACGATTTGGCCATCGTGCTGGCTACGGGGATCGATTACGAAGAGGGCAAAGTACAATTGACTTCACAGATATTTGTTCCGCGCAAAGCAGGTGGAGGAGATAGCAGTGGGAGCGGAGGCAGTCCAAGCGGTGTCACATTGATTCGAACAGCGGAGGGGCGTACGATTGCCGAGGCGTTGAATCGGCTGCAACGGAAAGTTCCCCGAAATATGTTCTGGGGGCACTGCGAAGTCATTATCATTAGTGAACAAGCCGGCAAGCGCGGTATTCGCGAGTACATCGATTTCTTCCTGCGTTATCCTCAGTTCAGGGAGCATGCGTATGTCTTTTCCAGCGAAAAGGCGGCGAAAGATATCCTGGCGTTACTTGATCCCCTGGAGCGGAGTTCTGCTGAATCATTGCGTGAGATGGCCAATCTGAAGCTAGGTACACGTGTCACTGCACTTGAACTGGCTAAATCCATTGAAGGACCAAGCACTTCCGCCATTTTGTCTCGCATGTTAGTCTTACCCCCAGAACCCGATCAGGATAAACTGACGACTACACCATATGTGAAAGGTCTGAGCTTGTATAACAAGGATCGCTATGTCAAAACGGTTAAGGAACCAATGAGCGTAGGTGTATTGCTACTCGCAAAAGAGCTGAACAACATTATCATGCCTGTTGAGTTTGAGCCGTTAGAGGGTTCGTTCTCGATTCGACTCATTGAAATTAAAACGGCCTTGAAGCCACGAATTGTAAACCAGCATTGGAGCATGAAGGTGGATATCCAAACCAGCGGAGAAGTGGTGTTAAATACGACGGATGCCAATCTAACGGATCCCGCTGTGTTAACTAAACTGGAACAGGAATGGTCTGCCAAGCTCACATCTCTGGCTCATGATGCTTTAGACCTGTCCCAGAAGGAGCTGCGCTCCGATTTCTTCAAATTTGCAGTTGAATTCCGCAGATATTATCCGAAGCAATGGAAGAAGCAGGAGAAGAACTGGGAAACCCTCTATCCTGAATTGGACGTGGAAGTTAAAGTGGATGCACACGTAGTGCGTACCGGTAAATCAACCGGACCACAGGGGATACCGAATGAGGACGAAACTTAACAGCATTTGCTCCTGTTACAAGCTTGAGAAAGAGAGGTGATTGCATGAAACTGGGCTCAATCCTTGGAATCCTGATGTTGGCGACTGCAATAGTGTATGGAGAGTGGAGGAGTAGCAAAGAGAAGCGAGCCAGAATAGTGACAGCAGGAATTACTGCTGTGGCGGCTGTCATTGGAATCATTCTTCTCTTTCAACCTCGTTTGCCCGGTCCGACCCAGATTGTGAAGCTTGTATTTGGAAGCGTGGATAAACTTATGAAATAAATGGATAGCAAAGAAGGACCAAGTCTCTGACAAGAGAGATTCGGTCCTTCTTTTATTTTAAGTGAAATGTAATTTATTCATCCACTCAAAGATGTCTATTCTTTGATGACAGATGCATTCACGGCATCTTCCATCTTCGTATTGTACGAACGGAACAGACCCAGGCGCCAGAAGGCAGCTCCTTTCAGGTCATAACGTTTGGCAAGACCCAGTTTATCATCCACAGAGGACGGCGTTTCACTGCTTAAACTGATACCGAGAAGCAACTTATTTTTGGGGACACCAGCTTGAAGAGCTTGCTGAATGGCTTGGTCCACAAGGCTATTGGGTTCGGGTACCTGGGATTTGGTGCCAACCGGATTATACTGATAGGCCATAATAATAAGATCATCTGCAATAGAGGCAAGTGTTTTGTAATCATATCCTTTATAAGCACTGTTTAGCGGCGGTACCGCCAGAGATAAGGCTGTGTCTTGGGGTAAGGAACTCTTCAATTGTTTCACATAAGCATTGAGCAACTTCTGTTGTTCTACCGCATCCAGTTTAAAACCCAGTCCTTCAAAATCCAGAACAACTCCGCCAAAACCATGCTCAGCTACCGCAGCAGTTATACCTTCAATCGATTTCTGTCGCAGGCGGCTGTCACTCAGAACTTTGGTCAGTTCACCATTTCCATCCAAGGCATACACCATGAGCTGTGGTTGGATCTGCTGATCCGCTGCGTCAGCAACGATGGACTGCGGCGTAATATCACCCGCAGCAGCAGGGAGGCGGTACTCATCACCTTGAAGGGTGAATTGTCCATTGCGATCAATGCGGCTCCAGCCAAATGCTACAGAATTCATGGAAGCAATAAGATCCTTTTCTTGAAAGGATTGCAATGCATAGAAGGCTCTCAGATGCATTTCGCGCTGTGGTGAGACGAGGGAGACCGTTTTGGTTGCCTGATTCCAGCGCGCACTTACACCGAATTGGTTACTGAATGAACTGAGTGGAATGAGTACACGTCCTTCCCGCTGAACAGGTGCTGCAGGGAGTGTAACTTTTTTTCCATTTACGGTCGCTGTGGTGCTGCCAACTTGTAATAGCACCTCGGTCGTTTGTCCGTTCACAGTGTTCGTCGCTTTTACAGTCTGTGATTTGCTGTTCCAGGTAATATCGATACCAAGGGCTTCTCCGACCGTCCGAAAGGGAACGTAAGTGACACCTTTGTCTATCCGGGGTACTGCATCAAACTTCAGGGGAACATCATCCAATTGAACGGTAATGGCTGGAGCAGCATAGGCTCCACCGATATTTGGGGTACTTCCAAGGATAGAGAGAGCAATTACAGTAACCGCAGCAATTTTTCCTGCTCGTTTAATGAACATCGTATAATTCCTCCAACTTTCTACATAAGTAGTCGAATCATGTTTTGAACAAAATCTAGTAATCTAGCATATGTAGCATAACAAAATTTTCATATCGTTCCAATATAAGAGTTGGATGTTTAGTCATACGGATGGCAGGAATCATAATATAATCTAATAAACATAGCGGAAGGAGTGTGCTTTTTGCCAAACTCTACGGGCTTTATTTACAATCCAACTTCGGGTGAGACCCAATCCACACAGCTGATAGTAACATGCATTAATGATTCCCTCAATTCACCTGCCAATGTTGAGCTGGAAGTTTTCAGGTGGGACACCACTCAAGCGGCGCGCATACCCATTGGTCATGATCTTTTTGAATTACTTCCCCAAGCAACGAGAAGCTTAATCTATCCACTGATTAATGCGGCTTTTTATGAAGTGCAAAGTGATTATTTCAGTGCCACAAGTACGGTCATTCATGTATACGGTGTTAATTCTACAGGCCAGATCATTCAGCGTGTGCTTCAATCGGAGATGACTTTGATTGACCGCTTCACAAATATCCCTTAAACGAAAAGAGGTGAG from Paenibacillus sp. FSL R5-0341 harbors:
- a CDS encoding carbohydrate ABC transporter permease translates to MQTAKSIEQPNAAIQHYANTRRLTAGKIVIYLLLIGLAVLCIIPFYLMLIYSTHNNATIASTFTFLPGSFLVDNYMNMVSKINIWRGFANSIFIAGTSTVLSLYIGALTAYGFAKFKFKGRNGLFLFLLATMMVPGQLALIGVYRLFSMLGLLDSYAAIILPAAANAFNVFFIKQFMESSIPDEIIESARVDSAGEFRTFNQIVLPILGPAISALGIFTFIGSWNNFLTPLVLFFSLDKYPLPVLVALVQGYYGMDYGLLYLGVAISILPIIVVFSVFSKQIIGSVALGAVKG
- a CDS encoding spore germination protein; its protein translation is MDTSAITQQDLPLTGYLAVDQEMLRSVFAGCSDIVFHTFQTACLTSALCVYCVGLCDTERLERQVLTPLQEMGIEAAQVPLASVKHVETTTQAVQAILEGEALLLLDGSKVGTAYPLYQAANRSTEEPLAESTVRGARDGFTESLTMNMSLLRKRIKTPALKIHTRNMGDRTNTSVSLIYMEGIIDPKLVKEVEVRLDDLKLRDVLESQYIEEGIVDQRYSPFPQMIATERPDVVASNLLEGRFAILVDGTPFTLIAPVTIFSMLQSPEDYYQNVFMSVFVRWLRYIFYVLSMLLPSAYVAITTFHQEMIPTVLLLSIARAREEIPFPALVEALIMEIAFEALREAGVRLPKQVGSAVSIVGALIIGQAATSAGIVSAPMIIIVAITGIASFMIPRYAASIATRLLRFPMMILAGTLGLTGVMLGVILVVIHLSSLRSFGTPYLSPVAPTMAKELKDVWWRPSPRNKPH
- a CDS encoding endospore germination permease, encoding MLTDKGKISETQLAFMVFPAILATAILSVPGITMHYAGHDMWMTPIIGSLVGLAAIGISIGLDRMYPGKTLIQSSVSIVGRIPGKLFGLIYIAFLPHLTGLIIREYGEFIVNNALPSTPLFVVMGTMVVVCAINVRLGIEVVGRTSQVFVTLLIVLLALIFILLIGELNPAELFPFMEKGPIPIITGAAAPAAWFSEYIVLAFLLPYVNQKKRTTRVMLGSLVLTTTAMTVTNLFCLFLIGDLTDTFVFPVMIAARYITIADFLQHIESLIIAVWIFGIFVKISVFLYIFATSTAEWFGLKDYKPVVVPLSFLCMVFAYWVVSGGSGISSLVSASANLYTISILLILPAMIYGVAWLKKGWAHVRKNRASTD
- a CDS encoding Ger(x)C family spore germination protein; this translates as MRICRVLLLLILSCVLLSGCWDRIEINDLAIVLATGIDYEEGKVQLTSQIFVPRKAGGGDSSGSGGSPSGVTLIRTAEGRTIAEALNRLQRKVPRNMFWGHCEVIIISEQAGKRGIREYIDFFLRYPQFREHAYVFSSEKAAKDILALLDPLERSSAESLREMANLKLGTRVTALELAKSIEGPSTSAILSRMLVLPPEPDQDKLTTTPYVKGLSLYNKDRYVKTVKEPMSVGVLLLAKELNNIIMPVEFEPLEGSFSIRLIEIKTALKPRIVNQHWSMKVDIQTSGEVVLNTTDANLTDPAVLTKLEQEWSAKLTSLAHDALDLSQKELRSDFFKFAVEFRRYYPKQWKKQEKNWETLYPELDVEVKVDAHVVRTGKSTGPQGIPNEDET
- a CDS encoding stalk domain-containing protein, with product MFIKRAGKIAAVTVIALSILGSTPNIGGAYAAPAITVQLDDVPLKFDAVPRIDKGVTYVPFRTVGEALGIDITWNSKSQTVKATNTVNGQTTEVLLQVGSTTATVNGKKVTLPAAPVQREGRVLIPLSSFSNQFGVSARWNQATKTVSLVSPQREMHLRAFYALQSFQEKDLIASMNSVAFGWSRIDRNGQFTLQGDEYRLPAAAGDITPQSIVADAADQQIQPQLMVYALDGNGELTKVLSDSRLRQKSIEGITAAVAEHGFGGVVLDFEGLGFKLDAVEQQKLLNAYVKQLKSSLPQDTALSLAVPPLNSAYKGYDYKTLASIADDLIIMAYQYNPVGTKSQVPEPNSLVDQAIQQALQAGVPKNKLLLGISLSSETPSSVDDKLGLAKRYDLKGAAFWRLGLFRSYNTKMEDAVNASVIKE